In Corylus avellana chromosome ca2, CavTom2PMs-1.0, the following proteins share a genomic window:
- the LOC132169817 gene encoding kinesin-like protein KIN-14I, producing MVGVVEAKDLPVEPSEQEFRLGLKSGIILCNVLNKVYFGAVPMVVESPCDSALLLDGAALSAFQYFENVRNFLVAMQEMGIPTFEASDLEQKMKYSDKLGPQWSKEELEHFYEAYRKYGKDWKKVADVVHNGSIEMVEALYITNWVGSVHYC from the exons ATGGTGGGAGTAGTGGAGGCGAAGGATTTGCCGGTGGAGCCGTCGGAGCAGGAGTTCAGGCTGGGATTGAAAAGTGGGATCATTCTCTGCAATGTGCTCAACAAGGTTTACTTTGGAGCTGTGCCCATG GTGGTGGAAAGTCCATGTGATTCTGCTCTGCTTCTTGATGGGGCTGCATTGTCCGCATTTCAGTACTTTGAGAATGTGAGGAATTTCCTGGTGGCTATGCAGGAAATGGGAATTCCTACGTTTGAGGCGTCTGATCTAGAACAA AAAATGAAATATTCTGATAAGTTAGGACCTCAATGGAGCAAGGAGGAGCTTGAGCATTTTTATGAAGCCTATCGGAAATATGGAAAAGACTGGAAGAAG GTGGCCGATGTAGTACATAACGGATCCATTGAGATGGTGGAGGCTCTCTACATTACAAACTGGGTTGGTAGCGTCCATTACTGTTAG